A section of the Amblyomma americanum isolate KBUSLIRL-KWMA chromosome 2, ASM5285725v1, whole genome shotgun sequence genome encodes:
- the LOC144121541 gene encoding uncharacterized protein LOC144121541 isoform X2 has translation MNSKAVLIAVAIFGFLITEAMVTKAEVATEARAEAVAIERAEEGPQQAEGRINGALLDSLSAGRIDYSVQDS, from the exons ATGAATTCCAAGGCTGTTCTCATCGCGGTGGCCATTTTTGGCTTTCTGATAACAG AGGCTATGGTAACCAAAGCTGAAGTTGCTACAGAAGCAAGGGCTGAAGCCGTGGCAATCGAACGTGCGGAGGAAGGTCCACAACAGGCCGAAGGACGCATTAACGGAGCTCTCTTGGATTCACTGTCCGCTggtcgcattgattacagcgtcCAGGACTCCTAA
- the LOC144121541 gene encoding uncharacterized protein LOC144121541 isoform X1, with the protein MAHLKHNFSSLVFTSSVWVAVLLLKARNFQVLRPGAMNSKAVLIAVAIFGFLITEAMVTKAEVATEARAEAVAIERAEEGPQQAEGRINGALLDSLSAGRIDYSVQDS; encoded by the exons ATGGCGCATTTAAAGCATAATTTTTCTTCTCTAGTTTTTACGAGCTCCGTTTGGGTTGCAGTGCTACTCTTGAAGGCACGTAACTTCCAG GTACTTCGCCCAGGCGCTATGAATTCCAAGGCTGTTCTCATCGCGGTGGCCATTTTTGGCTTTCTGATAACAG AGGCTATGGTAACCAAAGCTGAAGTTGCTACAGAAGCAAGGGCTGAAGCCGTGGCAATCGAACGTGCGGAGGAAGGTCCACAACAGGCCGAAGGACGCATTAACGGAGCTCTCTTGGATTCACTGTCCGCTggtcgcattgattacagcgtcCAGGACTCCTAA